Proteins from a genomic interval of Odontesthes bonariensis isolate fOdoBon6 chromosome 7, fOdoBon6.hap1, whole genome shotgun sequence:
- the sema7a gene encoding semaphorin-7A yields MGFFYISLCFAVGFLLVLSLDLEDTPTLGSKNTPRFLNKEIIRAGFNYQVSQNHSVFSYQEDSEELYVGGTDFVLRLDVNDYHVIEKFPLKATGQRQCREDLCENVITVIERFQDSLFVCGTNGNKPQCWKLFPSVNNQSHEIVESYEGTGISPFVYTQNSLSLTVDGDLYAAAPLDIDGSSLQFRRKAGSRTNVWMYDNWVSEPTFISASWVKRGDDPDNEKIYIFFREKNSDHSPEADPWISRVARVCKVDEGGSKRFFQNMWTSFLKARLVCGFPEESLYFNRLQDIYVLHAEDWHDTRVYALFTSSWNSTAVCIYSVEMIEQVFENSTFRGYDRKIPIPRPGTCVRNSRSLPQTTVSMVKDYPEMADWVHSLDYTAPFYISSNNYTKIAVDRVQAADQHTYNILLLATDSGRIHKVLEAGSEPFIISETQLSNNSTIQAMKLDSKKKKLVVGFSEKISTVDLERCEEYTNSCAECVLARDPYCAWTAFGCTPTVPGGIQNIMYGEISVCDTAAKEQKSMIRSRREEVSALNLRVVHSVPQGVPFYLSCPIDSYHALYTWEHGGLSSPCLQMLSNCLHLIPSTTQENYGDYDCISREKNYTKVVKTYELMEQKIPDIDNTKRVKNTCPMNKASSPVPRKIWITLQFAAVLRIFS; encoded by the exons AAATAATCAGAGCTGGGTTTAATTATCAAGTCTCCCAGAACCACAGCGTGTTCTCATATCAGGAGGACTCAGAGGAACTGTATGTTGGTGGGACTGACTTTGTGTTAAGACTTGATGTGAATGATTATCACGTCATAGAG aaatttcCTCTGAAAGCGACAGGGCAGCGGCAGTGCCGTGAG GATCTCTGTGAAAATGTCATCACCGTCATTGAGAGGTTTCAGGACAGTCTGTTTGTTTGCGGTACAAATGGAAACAAGCCCCAGTGTTGGAAACTT TTTCCGTCAGTCAACAATCAGTCTCATGAAATAGTGGAGAGTTACGAGGGGACAGGTATCTCTCCGTTTGTCTACACTCAGAACTCCCTGTCACTCACAGTAG ATGGGGATCTATATGCAGCAGCACCTTTGGATATTGATGGGAGTTCATTGCAGTTCAGACGAAAAGCTGGCAGCAGAACTAATGTCTGGATGTATGACAATTGGGTCTCAG AGCCCACGTTCATCTCTGCATCCTGGGTAAAGCGTGGGGATGACCCAGACAATGAGAAAATATACATCTTTTTCCGGGAAAAGAACTCCGACCACAGCCCGGAAGCTGATCCCTGGATATCTCGGGTTGCCAGAGTTTGTAAG GTAGATGAAGGCGGATCAAAAAGATTCTTCCAGAACATGTGGACGTCGTTTCTCAAGGCTCGGCTCGTCTGTGGTTTTCCCGAGGAGTCGCTGTATTTCAACCGTCTCCAAGACATCTATGTGTTGCATGCAGAGGACTGGCATGACACAAGAGTCTATGCACTTTTCACAAGCAGCTG GAACTCCACTGCTGTTTGCATTTATTCGGTTGAAATGATTGAACAAGTATTTGAGAATTCAACCTTCAGGGGTTATGACCGAAAGATTCCCATACCGAGGCCAGGAACG TGTGTCAGGAACAGCAGAAGTCTGCCACAGACCACTGTCAGTATGGTGAAGGATTATCCAGAAATGGCTGACTGGGTTCACTCCCTTGATTACACAGCTCCATTTTACATAAGCAGCAACAATTACACTAAGATAGCTGTCGACCGAGTCCAAGCTGCAGATCAGCACACGTATAACATTCTGCTCCTAGCTACTG ATTCTGGGAGGATCCATAAAGTTTTAGAAGCTGGTTCAGAGCCTTTCATCATCTCTGAAACACAACTCTCCAACAATTCAACCATACAAGCAATGAAGCTTGACTCTAAAAAG AAAAAGTTAGTTGTGGGATTTTCTGAGAAAATATCCACCGTGGACCTTGAGAGATGCGAAGAGTACACCAACTCTTGCGCTGAATGTGTCCTGGCGCGGGACCCATACTGTGCCTGGACGGCGTTTGGATGCACCCCAACTGTCCC TGGGGGCATTCAAAATATCATGTATGGAGAAATAAGTGTGTGCGATACAGCAGCAAAAG aacaaAAGTCTATGATCCGTTCCAGACGGGAGGAAGTTTCAGCTCTGAATTTAAGGGTAGTCCATTCAGTCCCCCAGGGTGTCCCTTTCTACCTGTCCTGTCCTATAGACTCTTACCACGCTCTGTACACCTGGGAACATGGAGGCCTTAGCAGCCCTTGCCTGCAGATGCTTTCTAATTGTCTGCATCTCATACCATCCACGACACAAGAAAACTATGGGGACTACGACTGCATCTCCAGAGAGAAAAACTACACCAAAGTAGTGAAAACATATGAGCTTATGGAGCAAAAAATTCCTGATATTGACAACACAAAGAGAGTCAAAAACACTTGTCCTATGAACAAAGCATCAAGTCCTGTTCCTCGGAAGATTTGGATCACACTACAGTTTGCAGCAGTGTTACGGATATTCAGTTAG
- the islr2 gene encoding immunoglobulin superfamily containing leucine-rich repeat protein 2 — MATKPLQLLQLLALWTIVIDTVQCCPELCTCQDKFAHQFADCAYKDLLVVPVGLPSNVTTVSLSANKIKVLKSKNFINITQVTSLWLAHNEIVTIETNTLAPLIQLRNLDFSNNKIVNFPWEDLLNLTALQLLKMNNNEMVNLPKDAFSTLKDLRSLRINNNKFSTIAEGTFSAMSSMSHLQIYSNPFTCSCGLEWLRDWIATTKISVPEPNLITCEVPEHLKGVMVTNIPKLECEAPTVIITYQPNIENTDLYEGVSVILNCETKGSPKPQISWEITAGNQNHLFPLPSSGEINELPVNDKSTNNRFLVFRNGTLIIPRLSKKEDGNYSCSAVNELGTAESSVKVALAATQKQGSNSIPESTVDRIRPSGKKPTDPKVLKNNVINWAKHNENTKGISDGSKGKIDDTEGAEGVSKDPTFASKCGVRDSSEYISNHAFNMTLEDLKQYTFDFGVIALEVSETEAKVQLNPLQLPSSKSNLHFSQTEDQETVNKEPVGLLQSLSSKATLDMLYLCVNTGNGHSMVQWSNIEEGVNTYRFHGLQPGTNYTLCLTYGGQDCQVQVVFTTRKKIPSLLIIVVVSIFLLGLATVPLLGATCCHLLYKYQGKTYKLIMKAQNPDQIEKQMTRDFDPRASFVESEKTFNPSELGEGEGEVETEEGDGDGEAEGSVVTESIPGSSSKTNPEEFEVGSEYSDRLPLGAEAVNISEEINGNYKQPGR; from the coding sequence ATGGCAACAAAGcccctgcagctcctgcagctcctcgcCTTGTGGACTATTGTGATTGACACAGTGCAGTGTTGTCCAGAGCTCTGCACCTGCCAGGATAAATTTGCCCACCAGTTTGCTGACTGTGCTTACAAAGACCTGCTGGTGGTACCTGTTGGACTCCCCTCCAATGTCACCACTGTGAGTCTTTCGGCCAATAAGATTAAAGTCCTGAAAAGTAAAAACTTTATTAATATCACTCAGGTCACCTCTCTCTGGCTGGCTCACAATGAGATAGTCACCATAGAGACAAACACCTTGGCCCCTCTGATTCAGCTTCGCAATCTGGACTTCAGCAACAACAAAATTGTGAACTTTCCATGGGAGGATCTGCTGAACCTCACAGCCCTGCAGCTTCTGAAAATGAACAACAATGAGATGGTGAACCTCCCAAAGGATGCCTTTTCCACACTCAAAGACCTGAGGTCGCTTCGcatcaacaacaacaagttTTCCACCATTGCGGAGGGTACCTTCAGTGCCATGTCCTCCATGTCCCACCTGCAGATTTACAGCAACCCTTTCACTTGCTCCTGCGGTCTGGAGTGGCTGAGGGATTGGATTGCTACAACCAAAATTTCTGTGCCAGAGCCAAATTTGATAACATGTGAGGTTCCTGAGCATCTGAAAGGAGTGATGGTTACAAATATTCCCAAACTGGAATGTGAAGCCCCTACTGTCATTATAACATATCAACCAAACATAGAGAACACAGATCTCTATGAAGGTGTCTCTGTCATCTTAAACTGTGAGACAAAAGGGAGCCCCAAGCCACAGATCAGCTGGGAGATAACTGCCGGAAATCAAAATCATCTGTTCCCGTTACCCTCCTCTGGAGAAATAAATGAGTTGCCAGTAAACGATAAATCAACCAACAATAGATTCCTCGTCTTTAGGAATGGCACTCTCATCATCCCTCGCTTGAGTAAAAAGGAGGATGGAAATTATAGCTGCTCTGCTGTGAATGAGTTAGGTACGGCCGAGAGCAGCGTTAAAGTGGCTCTGGCAGCCACCCAAAAACAAGGAAGCAACTCAATCCCTGAATCAACTGTGGACAGGATCCGTCCATCTGGTAAAAAGCCTACAGACCCTAAAGTCCTCAAAAACAACGTGATCAACTGGGCCAAGCACAACGAAAATACAAAGGGCATTTCTGATGGGTCAAAAGGCAAAATTGACGACACTGAGGGGGCTGAAGGTGTTTCTAAGGACCCCACCTTTGCAAGCAAGTGCGGTGTGAGAGACAGCAGTGAATACATCTCCAACCACGCCTTCAACATGACTTTGGAAGACCTGAAGCAGTACACCTTTGATTTTGGTGTTATTGCATTGGAAGTTTCAGAGACGGAGGCCAAAGTGCAGCTGAATCCACTGCAGCTTCCCAGCAGCAAGTCTAACCTCCATTTCAGTCAAACTGAAGATCAAGAAACAGTGAATAAAGAGCCTGTGGGTCTGCTGCAGTCCTTGTCCAGTAAGGCTACTCTGGACATGCTCTATCTATGTGTAAATACAGGAAATGGACACTCCATGGTTCAGTGGTCCAACATAGAGGAGGGGGTTAATACCTACCGATTCCATGGTTTACAACCTGGCACCAACTACACTCTCTGTCTCACTTATGGGGGACAGGACTGCCAAGTCCAAGTCGTCTTCACAACTAGGAAGAAGATCCCCTCCCTGCTTATCATTGTGGTTGTCAGCATTTTCCTATTGGGTCTGGCCACTGTTCCTCTGCTGGGAGCCACCTGCTGCCATTTATTATACAAGTACCAAGGAAAAACCTACAAGCTGATTATGAAGGCTCAGAACCCGGATCAGATAGAGAAACAAATGACCAGAGATTTTGATCCCAGGGCGTCTTTCGTGGAGTCTGAGAAAACCTTCAATCCCAGCGAGTTAGGCGAAGGGGAGGGAGAGgtggagacagaggagggagaCGGAGATGGGGAGGCCGAGGGTAGCGTGGTGACCGAGTCCATTCCGGGATCCTCATCCAAAACCAACCCGGAGGAGTTTGAAGTGGGATCCGAGTACAGTGACAGATTACCGCTGGGAGCAGAGGCCGTCAACATCTCGGAGGAAATCAACGGCAACTACAAGCAGCCTGGCCGCTGA
- the stra6 gene encoding receptor for retinol uptake stra6, whose product MDKDALVDYEYPDLDPLPTKIEPETILPCDPTADDMLYHICITAISVVVMLILAILARRTKVGNRQKGLPGLLSPVNFLDHTQHKGLAVAVFGVLLCKLWGLLVSPNPLPFTTDTENKQNWVILGVFYYPALYYPLLACGTLHNKVGYVLGSLLSWTHFGVLVWQKIDCPKTPLIHKYYSLFSSLPQIACLAFLSFQYPLLLFKGLKGTEKTNATEDLSSSYYRDYVKKMLNEKKPGKLGASSTEKPKLPQRIIDAVKSYIYTPEDAFRFPLKLAISGVISFITLYQMGLVLISAVVPTLQTVRFGVDEDIANVLAGFRIMLSPDRQEVVRIVVHYMWCVEVCYISAMTLSCLVNLAMLMRSMVLHRSNLKGLYRGDIYNVYNCQRSIRASRPALVCWMGYTSFTAAHICIGMIIQTMVFFLCLMVAVFLIIMPILHRQNLILFKILLSMWPFWLMILLAVLIQHITARFCFIKKTAGTRDLDNRGNLFLLTYLLFPVNVLIGVLLAVWRLLITALFNIIHMGRMDISLLNRNVEAFDPAYRCYAHYLKIEVSQSHPVMKAFCGMLLQSVSQESKDAQRSRDAEEGIQLVQQEKKQHKVSSAKRARRHWQLLYTLVNNPSLVGTRKHFQRQTTESFLNGSLNRSTKEESKKEAEATASN is encoded by the exons ATGGATAAAGATGCTCTAGTGGACTATGAGTATCCAGACCTGGATCCTCTGCCAACCAAAATTGAACCAGA AACAATCCTTCCATGTGATCCCACTGCTGATGACATGCTCTATCATATATGCATCACGGCCATATCT GTGGTCGTTATGCTTATCCTAGCCATCTTAGCCAGGCGCACGAAGGTGGGCAACAGACAGAAGGGGCTCCCAGGTTTACTCAG TCCTGTCAACTTCCTGGACCATACACAGCACAAGGGCCTGGCAGTGGCTGTGTTTGGAGTACTGTTGTGCAAACTGTGGGGCCTGCTCGTCTCCCCAAATCCCCTCCCCTTCACAACAGACACTGAGAACAAAC AAAACTGGGTGATCCTGGGAGTCTTCTACTACCCCGCACTATACTACCCTCTCCTGGCATGTGGCACCTTACACAACAAAGTTGGATATGTACTTGGTAGCCTCTTGTCATGGACACACTTTGGTGTTCTGGTCTGGCAGAAAATCGACTGTCCCAAAACACCTCTG ATACACAAATACTACTCCCTTTTCTCCAGCCTGCCTCAAATAGCCTGCTTGGCATTCCTAAGTTTCCAGTATCCCCTACTTCTATTCAAGGGCCTCAAGGGTACTGAAAAGACCAATGCCACAGAG GATCTCAGCAGCAGCTACTATAGAGACTATGTAAAGAAAATGCTCAACGAGAAGAAGCCTGGCAAACTTGG CGCTTCGAGCACAGAAAAGCCCAAACTCCCTCAAAGAATAATTGATGCCGTGAAGTCCTATATTTACACACCAGAAGACG CTTTCCGTTTCCCACTGAAGTTGGCGATATCTGGTGTAATATCTTTTATAACCTTGTATCAG ATGGGTCTTGTATTGATCTCAGCTGTGGTGCCAACTCTCCAGACTGTCCGGTTTGGAGTGGATGAAGACATTGCAAACGTTTTAGCTGGCTTTAGGATCATGCTATCtccagacagacaggaagttgTCAGGATTGTGGTTCATTACATGTGGTGTGTGGAAG TATGCTATATCTCAGCGATGACTCTGTCTTGTTTGGTCAACTTGGCTATGCTCATGCGGTCTATGGTGCTGCATCG GTCAAATCTGAAGGGGCTGTACAGAGGAGATATTTACAATGTCTATAACTGCCAGCGAAGTATCAGGGCATCCAGGCCAGCGTTGGTCTGCTGGATGGGATACACCAGCTTCACAGCAGCTCACATTTGCATTG GCATGATCATCCAGACCATGGTGTTCTTCCTCTGCCTTATGGTTGCTGTCTTCCTCATAATCATGCCCATCCTGCACAGACAGAATCTGATACTGTTTAAGATCCTGCTGAGCATGTG GCCCTTCTGGCTGATGATTCTTTTGGCTGTGTTGATTCAACACATCACTGCGCGGTTTTGCTTCATCAAAAAAACAGCAGGCACACGAGACTTGGACAACAG GGGTAATCTGTTCCTGCTGACATACTTGTTGTTTCCTGTCAATGTTCTGATCGGGGTCCTACTGGCTGTCTGGCGTCTGCTTATCACGGCCCTCTTCAACATCATCCACATGGGACGCATGGATATCAGTCTTCTTAACCGCAATGTGGAGGCTTTTGACCCAG cCTACCGCTGCTATGCTCATTATCTGAAGATTGAGGTGAGCCAGTCTCACCCTGTGATGAAGGCCTTCTGCGGGATGCTGCTACAGTCTGTGAGCCAGGAGAGCAAAGATGCACAGAGGTCACGGGATGCTGAAGAGG GGATCCAGCTGGTCCAGCAGGAGAAGAAACAGCACAAAGTGTCCAGTGCCAAGAGGGCCCGCAGGCACTGGCAGCTCCTGTACACCCTGGTCAACAACCCCTCCCTGGTGGGAACCAGGAAGCATTTCCAGCGTCAGACCACAGAGAGCTTCCTGAATGGAAGCCTCAACCGCAGCACCAAGGAGGAGAGCAAAAAGGAAGCAGAGGCCACAGCCAGCAACTGA